One genomic segment of Catalinimonas alkaloidigena includes these proteins:
- a CDS encoding Kelch repeat-containing protein, with translation MKKLIFALMVFVFACQNNSEDDTDTSVQQEPIAEEETQEWTTVTTANEPTARHENAFTEVDGKFYLVGGRGERPVDIYDPATNQWSKGQTPPIEMHHFQAVSYDNKLYVMGALTGGFPDETPIPNIYIYDPATDAWTQGPEIPEDRRRGAAGAFAYNDKLYLVDGIQNGHTDGYVNWLDEYDPATDTWTTLADAPHQRDHVQAVVADNKIFVAGGRTTSAATGQTMELTVPEVDVYDFDTGEWSTWENDIPTERAGTTSVTIGDQVIVIGGESGAMEPAHHHVEALDINTGEWTSLPSLNKGRHGTQGFVFNGKIYIAAGSGNRGGGPELTSMEVYE, from the coding sequence ATGAAGAAATTAATTTTTGCATTAATGGTATTTGTGTTTGCCTGTCAGAATAACAGTGAGGACGATACCGACACTTCCGTTCAGCAGGAGCCAATTGCTGAAGAAGAAACACAGGAATGGACCACTGTTACAACTGCAAATGAGCCAACTGCTCGTCACGAAAACGCTTTTACTGAAGTTGACGGTAAATTTTATCTGGTAGGAGGCAGGGGCGAACGTCCGGTTGATATTTATGATCCTGCAACCAATCAATGGTCTAAAGGGCAAACACCACCTATTGAGATGCATCACTTTCAGGCGGTATCCTATGATAATAAATTGTATGTAATGGGAGCCTTAACAGGTGGCTTTCCTGATGAAACACCTATTCCTAATATTTACATCTACGATCCTGCTACTGATGCGTGGACACAAGGACCTGAAATTCCTGAAGATAGAAGGAGAGGGGCTGCCGGAGCTTTTGCCTATAACGATAAACTCTATCTGGTAGATGGCATACAGAACGGCCATACAGATGGCTATGTAAACTGGTTGGATGAATATGATCCTGCCACTGATACCTGGACTACTTTAGCCGATGCACCACATCAGCGTGATCACGTGCAGGCTGTTGTAGCTGATAATAAAATTTTCGTTGCCGGAGGAAGAACTACTTCTGCTGCAACCGGGCAGACGATGGAGCTGACAGTACCCGAAGTAGACGTGTATGATTTTGATACCGGAGAATGGTCTACTTGGGAAAATGACATACCTACCGAGAGGGCAGGTACCACCTCGGTAACTATCGGGGATCAGGTGATCGTTATCGGAGGAGAAAGCGGCGCGATGGAACCGGCGCATCACCATGTAGAAGCACTTGATATCAATACCGGAGAATGGACATCATTGCCTTCTTTAAATAAAGGCAGACATGGTACTCAAGGCTTTGTCTTTAACGGTAAAATATACATCGCTGCCGGTAGCGGCAACCGGGGTGGTGGACCGGAACTGACCAGTATGGAAGTGTATGAATAA
- a CDS encoding SMP-30/gluconolactonase/LRE family protein: MKIRFILLLLILANCQRVKINERSYSIKKGEEKEITVLGAVDKKDLSWRSANTMVAEVNEEGLVRGINAGETYVSMLISANEQILDSVKIVVEPSEENAQHDTEDLTAVGSFTRGIEGPAVDDDGNVYAVNFKEQGTIGKVTPNGDASLFVSLPEGSIGNGIRFNSKGEMLIADYPQHNILKVNMDEQTISIYAHEESMNQPNDIAIMDNDILFASDPNWSENTGNLWRINTDGSVDLLEDNMGTTNGIEISPDQTKLYINESVQRKVWVYDLSPEGDISNKRLLTEFPDFGMDGMRTDQEGNLYITRHGKGTVVIVSPSGKILDEIKMQGELPSNIAFGGPDGKTCYVTLQDRGCIETFQAPNPGRAWK, encoded by the coding sequence ATGAAAATCAGATTCATATTACTCTTATTAATACTCGCAAATTGTCAAAGAGTCAAGATCAATGAGAGGAGTTATTCCATAAAAAAAGGTGAAGAAAAAGAAATAACGGTACTTGGTGCTGTAGATAAAAAAGATCTATCATGGCGTTCTGCCAATACTATGGTGGCCGAAGTCAATGAAGAGGGCCTTGTTAGGGGCATCAATGCCGGAGAAACCTATGTCAGCATGCTGATCAGTGCCAATGAACAAATTTTAGATAGTGTAAAAATTGTGGTGGAGCCCTCTGAAGAAAATGCGCAGCACGATACAGAAGACCTTACTGCTGTGGGAAGCTTTACCCGGGGAATTGAAGGTCCGGCAGTAGATGATGATGGAAATGTATATGCGGTCAATTTTAAGGAACAGGGTACCATTGGTAAAGTCACGCCCAATGGGGATGCTTCATTATTTGTTTCTCTGCCTGAAGGAAGTATCGGCAATGGTATCCGCTTTAATAGTAAAGGAGAAATGCTCATCGCGGATTATCCCCAACATAACATCCTAAAGGTAAATATGGATGAGCAGACCATTAGTATCTATGCGCATGAGGAAAGCATGAATCAGCCCAACGACATTGCGATCATGGATAATGACATCTTGTTTGCCAGCGACCCCAATTGGTCGGAAAACACCGGTAACCTATGGCGTATTAATACCGATGGATCCGTAGACCTACTAGAAGATAATATGGGTACCACCAACGGTATAGAAATCAGTCCTGACCAGACTAAGTTGTACATTAATGAAAGTGTACAGCGCAAAGTCTGGGTGTATGATCTAAGTCCTGAAGGTGATATCAGTAACAAGCGTCTGCTTACTGAATTTCCTGACTTTGGTATGGATGGTATGCGCACAGACCAGGAAGGTAACTTGTACATTACCAGGCATGGTAAAGGTACAGTGGTAATCGTTTCACCATCCGGTAAAATACTGGATGAAATTAAAATGCAAGGTGAGCTTCCATCAAACATCGCTTTTGGTGGCCCCGACGGCAAAACTTGTTACGTTACGTTACAGGACCGTGGGTGTATTGAAACATTTCAGGCCCCAAACCCGGGACGTGCCTGGAAATAA
- a CDS encoding 3-keto-disaccharide hydrolase has product MFNYNLSTDISDQIRFSILLLFVCLLSSCNRSQITTPLFDGESLQGWEGNQDFFRVENEAIVAGSLDKLIPQNEFLCTTKEYADFDLRLKAKLVGKGDNGGVQFRSKRIHNSSEVSGYQADIGFIPAAWVKNFDEFKGKVSSLADDTPYPLWGSLYDESRRAKVLALGEYNDISEALKKEDWNELRVRAEGNHIKIWVNNQLITAYTENENMPQKGVIGLQVHSGPPLEVWYKDIVIQEL; this is encoded by the coding sequence ATGTTCAATTACAATTTATCAACGGATATATCTGATCAGATTAGGTTCTCTATCTTGCTTTTATTTGTTTGTTTACTCTCATCCTGCAATCGGAGTCAAATTACTACACCTTTATTTGATGGTGAATCTCTACAGGGCTGGGAAGGTAATCAGGACTTTTTCAGGGTAGAGAATGAGGCAATAGTAGCAGGAAGCTTAGATAAGCTTATTCCCCAGAATGAATTTTTATGCACCACAAAAGAATATGCTGACTTTGACTTAAGGCTCAAAGCAAAACTGGTGGGAAAGGGCGATAATGGGGGTGTTCAATTCAGAAGTAAAAGAATCCATAATAGCTCAGAAGTTTCTGGTTATCAGGCAGATATTGGATTTATCCCTGCAGCCTGGGTGAAAAACTTTGATGAATTCAAGGGTAAAGTTTCTTCTCTTGCAGATGATACTCCATATCCACTGTGGGGAAGCCTGTATGATGAGTCAAGAAGAGCAAAAGTACTTGCCTTAGGAGAGTATAATGACATTTCTGAAGCACTTAAAAAAGAAGATTGGAATGAATTAAGAGTCAGGGCTGAAGGAAACCATATCAAAATCTGGGTCAATAACCAATTGATCACTGCCTATACCGAAAATGAAAATATGCCTCAAAAAGGAGTGATTGGTTTGCAGGTACATTCAGGCCCGCCTCTGGAAGTGTGGTACAAAGATATTGTTATTCAGGAATTGTAA
- a CDS encoding DUF1697 domain-containing protein produces the protein MDQEKTISYAAFLRGINVGGHRKIKMQELKSSLTKIGLQDIETYIQSGNVVFKSTESNLYVLRKQFEALILDHFGFEVKVLLRNQKQVNEVLLNNPYLKGENNELSKCYVTLLTEVPESERAELLNAITFSHDEFYLMKDTVYLHCLDGYGRTKLSNDFFEKKLTQFATTRNWKTMLRIQNMLSA, from the coding sequence ATGGACCAAGAAAAAACCATTTCTTATGCAGCTTTTTTGAGAGGGATTAATGTGGGTGGACATAGAAAAATCAAAATGCAGGAATTAAAATCCAGCCTTACAAAAATAGGCCTGCAAGATATAGAGACGTATATCCAAAGTGGGAATGTGGTTTTTAAATCAACTGAGTCGAATTTGTACGTGCTAAGAAAGCAATTTGAAGCCTTAATTTTAGACCATTTTGGGTTTGAGGTAAAAGTTTTACTGAGAAACCAAAAGCAGGTAAATGAGGTTCTTCTTAACAATCCCTATCTGAAAGGTGAAAATAATGAACTCTCTAAATGCTATGTTACACTGCTCACAGAAGTACCAGAATCAGAGAGGGCAGAATTACTAAATGCTATCACTTTTTCTCATGATGAGTTTTATCTTATGAAAGACACAGTATATCTGCATTGCTTGGATGGATACGGCAGGACCAAATTGTCCAATGACTTTTTTGAGAAGAAACTGACGCAATTTGCCACCACCAGAAACTGGAAAACCATGTTGAGAATACAAAACATGCTCAGCGCATAG
- a CDS encoding DinB family protein gives MLKTELPYIPEFYDTYINQVEDKYDLQSALKAYGADYLNVEKEKFTLLGAITYAPGKWTVNDILQHMIDTERVFTYRALRFARNDHTELAGMDQNIFAAHTTANERSLAELLVEFSVLRQSTLLLFQSFNDEMLKREGVCFGKRITVAALGFAIVGHGIHHMNILKERYYPLLKG, from the coding sequence ATGCTAAAAACAGAACTCCCCTATATTCCGGAATTTTACGATACCTACATCAATCAGGTTGAAGATAAATATGACCTTCAATCTGCTTTGAAAGCGTATGGTGCAGATTATCTTAATGTTGAAAAGGAGAAATTTACTTTATTAGGAGCTATAACGTATGCTCCGGGAAAATGGACGGTCAATGACATATTGCAACATATGATAGATACCGAAAGGGTCTTTACTTATCGTGCCTTACGTTTTGCCAGAAACGATCATACTGAATTAGCAGGCATGGATCAGAATATTTTTGCTGCGCACACGACTGCAAACGAACGAAGTTTGGCAGAACTTCTGGTTGAGTTCTCGGTGCTTCGTCAATCTACATTACTTCTTTTCCAAAGCTTTAACGATGAGATGCTAAAGCGTGAAGGCGTGTGTTTTGGCAAGAGGATTACAGTTGCCGCCCTGGGCTTTGCCATTGTTGGGCATGGCATTCACCACATGAATATTTTGAAAGAACGTTACTACCCCTTGTTAAAAGGTTAG
- a CDS encoding glutaredoxin family protein yields MVDSNKESETAEASQDTQKSILVYGSDECSHCVNFKKKLDSAGYTYTFYDVDKDQSYADQMLLKLQQVGFRGNISLPVVVLEDDIKVGASFDEIESLL; encoded by the coding sequence ATGGTTGATAGTAATAAAGAAAGTGAAACAGCTGAAGCAAGCCAGGATACACAAAAATCAATTTTGGTTTACGGAAGTGATGAATGTAGCCACTGTGTAAACTTCAAGAAGAAACTTGATTCTGCCGGATATACCTATACATTTTATGATGTAGATAAAGACCAAAGCTATGCGGATCAAATGTTACTCAAGCTACAGCAGGTAGGCTTCCGTGGAAATATCAGCTTACCCGTAGTTGTATTGGAGGATGACATTAAAGTAGGAGCCTCTTTTGATGAAATAGAAAGCCTTTTGTAA
- a CDS encoding aminotransferase class V-fold PLP-dependent enzyme, protein MQVATDEKFWDEVRKAYKVSPDFINLENGYYSLAAEPVISAQEAHIRMINQIPSYYMRKKQWENHKQVKKAMAEFVGVSPEEIVICRNTTEALDTVILGLKMNAGDEAIMTNQDYGSMLATFNQRARRDGIVNKVISLPLHPISDQEIVDAYEKAVTPNTKVILVTHLINITGQVLPVRKIAEMAHSKGIEIIADSAHAVGQLDFKIPELDCDYLGSSLHKWVGAPLGSGLLYIRKDRIEKVWPLFGDDTYADDDIRKFEHIGTHPCATELSIIDALEFQKTIGIANKQARLRYLKNYWLEKVKDNHNIIINTPYEAKRSSGIANVGVKGLAPAELADKLFDNFNIFTVAINTEAVKGCRITPHLYTSKDELEQLISALNTLSA, encoded by the coding sequence GTGCAAGTAGCTACAGATGAAAAATTTTGGGATGAAGTGCGGAAAGCATACAAAGTCTCTCCTGATTTTATCAACCTGGAAAATGGCTATTATAGTCTGGCCGCTGAGCCAGTCATCAGTGCTCAGGAAGCCCACATCAGGATGATCAATCAGATTCCTTCCTATTACATGCGAAAAAAGCAATGGGAGAATCATAAGCAAGTCAAAAAAGCCATGGCTGAGTTTGTGGGGGTTAGCCCGGAGGAAATCGTCATCTGCCGCAACACTACCGAAGCCTTAGATACGGTGATACTGGGACTGAAAATGAATGCAGGTGATGAGGCAATCATGACAAATCAGGATTACGGCAGTATGTTGGCTACTTTTAATCAAAGAGCGAGACGTGACGGGATTGTGAATAAAGTCATTTCACTTCCTCTCCATCCCATCAGTGATCAGGAGATTGTGGATGCCTATGAAAAAGCAGTTACTCCAAATACAAAAGTCATACTGGTGACGCACCTGATCAACATCACCGGGCAGGTACTGCCTGTTAGAAAGATTGCTGAAATGGCACACAGTAAAGGTATAGAGATCATTGCTGACTCTGCCCATGCCGTAGGACAGCTTGACTTCAAAATTCCTGAGCTTGACTGTGATTATCTGGGCAGCAGCCTGCACAAATGGGTAGGTGCTCCTTTAGGGTCGGGACTTTTGTACATCCGTAAAGACAGAATTGAAAAGGTATGGCCTCTTTTTGGTGATGATACTTATGCCGATGATGATATCCGAAAATTTGAACATATCGGCACCCACCCCTGCGCTACCGAACTGTCCATCATTGATGCGCTTGAGTTTCAAAAAACCATTGGAATCGCCAATAAGCAAGCCAGATTACGATACTTAAAAAATTACTGGCTTGAAAAGGTAAAAGATAACCATAACATCATCATCAATACTCCCTACGAAGCAAAACGTTCATCTGGTATTGCCAATGTGGGTGTTAAAGGCTTAGCTCCTGCCGAACTAGCTGACAAGCTTTTTGATAACTTTAATATTTTCACGGTAGCCATTAACACTGAGGCGGTGAAAGGTTGCAGAATTACACCGCATTTATATACCAGTAAAGATGAATTGGAACAGTTAATCTCGGCACTTAATACATTGAGCGCTTAA
- a CDS encoding N-acetylornithine carbamoyltransferase — MKHFTSVNDVPDLKSLLESAAQVKTSPFSDKNLSTNKAMCLIFLNPSLRTRLSTQRAAMNLGLDTVVFDMNQGGWNLEFQDGSVMNMDKPEHVKEAAAVIGQYYDIIGIRAFAYLQNRTEDYAELVIKQFQKYAGVPVISLESPVRHPLQSLTDLITIEEHKKVEQPKIVLSWAPHPKALPQAVANSFLEWMVAYGQDITLTHPQGYELDEQFTQGVKVEYDQQKAFEGADFIYTKNWSSYQSYGEILEKGDQWMVTADKMKLTNNAKFMHCLPVRRNVIVADEVIDSEQSIVVQQAANRVVAAQAVIKSILQS; from the coding sequence ATGAAGCATTTTACTTCTGTAAATGATGTGCCTGACCTTAAAAGCTTGCTTGAGTCTGCCGCTCAGGTAAAGACTTCACCCTTTTCGGATAAAAACCTATCTACCAATAAGGCTATGTGCCTTATCTTTTTAAATCCCAGCCTCAGAACCCGACTGAGTACCCAAAGGGCAGCGATGAACCTGGGCCTGGACACCGTGGTTTTTGATATGAACCAGGGGGGATGGAACCTGGAGTTTCAGGATGGAAGTGTCATGAATATGGACAAGCCCGAGCATGTAAAAGAGGCTGCCGCCGTAATCGGACAGTATTACGACATTATTGGCATCCGTGCCTTTGCGTATTTACAGAACAGAACTGAAGATTATGCGGAACTTGTCATCAAACAGTTTCAAAAGTACGCAGGTGTTCCGGTGATCAGTCTGGAGTCTCCGGTAAGGCATCCCTTACAGTCACTAACCGATCTGATTACCATTGAAGAGCATAAAAAAGTTGAACAACCTAAAATCGTCCTTAGCTGGGCGCCGCATCCCAAAGCTTTGCCGCAGGCAGTAGCCAATTCATTTCTGGAATGGATGGTCGCTTACGGTCAGGATATTACCCTTACCCATCCACAGGGATACGAACTGGATGAGCAGTTTACGCAAGGCGTAAAGGTTGAATATGATCAGCAAAAAGCATTTGAAGGGGCGGATTTTATCTATACCAAGAACTGGTCATCGTACCAAAGCTACGGTGAGATACTGGAAAAAGGAGATCAATGGATGGTAACTGCCGACAAAATGAAGCTTACCAATAATGCCAAATTTATGCACTGTCTGCCGGTTCGTCGTAATGTAATTGTGGCCGATGAAGTGATAGACAGCGAACAATCTATTGTCGTTCAGCAGGCTGCTAACCGGGTGGTAGCTGCCCAAGCGGTGATTAAAAGTATTTTGCAATCCTAA
- the argB gene encoding acetylglutamate kinase: MENIKIFKIGGRVIEQPELLRSFLKDFAGLPQPKILVHGGGRSATTLAEKMGIETKMVEGRRVTDEAMLEIVLMVYGGLNKKITALLQAENCNALGLTGADMNAMKAHKRAPDPVDYGLVGDIDEVNASGIIGLLEQGIVPVMAPLTHDGEGQILNTNADNIAGSIARGLAKHKTVELYYCFEKKGVMADPEDDTSLIERITADEFTQLKADGIVVEGMIPKLENAFKTIDAGVEKVCIMHYEGLQHVGGDMFEGTTLCLK; this comes from the coding sequence GTGGAAAATATCAAAATATTCAAAATAGGAGGAAGAGTCATTGAGCAGCCCGAACTGCTCAGAAGCTTCCTGAAAGACTTTGCCGGCCTACCGCAACCCAAAATTCTGGTGCATGGCGGGGGGAGATCAGCCACTACGCTGGCCGAAAAAATGGGCATAGAAACCAAAATGGTAGAAGGGCGTCGGGTTACGGACGAAGCTATGCTGGAAATAGTACTTATGGTCTACGGTGGGTTAAACAAAAAAATCACCGCTTTGCTTCAGGCTGAAAACTGCAATGCTCTGGGCCTTACCGGCGCTGATATGAATGCCATGAAAGCCCACAAACGTGCTCCTGATCCAGTAGACTACGGCTTGGTTGGAGATATTGATGAAGTGAATGCATCCGGAATTATAGGGCTTTTAGAGCAGGGCATTGTGCCGGTGATGGCGCCGCTCACCCACGATGGTGAAGGACAGATACTGAACACGAATGCAGATAATATCGCGGGCAGTATCGCACGTGGCTTAGCGAAGCATAAGACCGTTGAGCTATATTACTGCTTTGAGAAGAAAGGGGTAATGGCTGATCCTGAGGATGATACGAGTCTGATTGAAAGAATAACTGCAGATGAATTTACCCAACTTAAAGCGGACGGAATAGTGGTGGAAGGAATGATTCCTAAGCTGGAAAATGCTTTTAAGACGATAGATGCTGGGGTTGAAAAAGTTTGCATTATGCATTACGAAGGTTTACAACATGTGGGAGGTGATATGTTTGAAGGAACAACTTTATGCCTGAAGTAA
- a CDS encoding M20 family metallo-hydrolase has translation MPEVNTSAIDFLTDRAIVLLQKLITTPSLSREEDNTANILAHYLEQQGLKVNRLMNNVWVRSSNFDVQKPTILLNSHHDTVKPASTYRRNPFAADIESGKLYGLGSNDAGGALVCLLHSFLALNELPDRSYNLIFAASAEEEISGKYGIAALLPELGNIDLAIVGEPTGMQMAVAEKGLMVIDGEAQGKSGHAARNEGINAIYIALKDIQTLKDFRFPLKSETLGEIHISVTQIQAGTQHNVVPDSCTFVVDVRTHEQYTNQQVHEILQKEVHSVLTPRSFRLNASGISMEHPVVMRGKQLGLTAYGSPTLSDQALMSGFPSLKIGPGLSERSHTADEYILTDEVREGIRIYLALLEGLTI, from the coding sequence ATGCCTGAAGTAAATACCTCAGCAATTGACTTTCTCACTGACCGGGCGATCGTACTGCTGCAAAAGCTGATCACTACGCCTTCCTTAAGCAGAGAGGAAGATAATACCGCCAATATACTTGCACATTACCTGGAACAGCAGGGACTGAAAGTAAATCGTTTGATGAACAATGTGTGGGTAAGATCCAGCAATTTTGATGTTCAAAAACCCACTATTTTACTGAATTCTCATCACGATACGGTAAAACCGGCTTCCACCTATCGCCGAAACCCCTTTGCTGCTGACATTGAAAGCGGAAAGCTCTATGGGTTGGGTAGCAATGATGCCGGAGGTGCACTGGTCTGTCTACTCCACAGTTTTCTGGCACTGAATGAGCTGCCAGATCGCTCATATAATCTGATCTTTGCCGCCAGTGCGGAAGAGGAGATTTCCGGGAAATATGGAATTGCTGCCTTGCTGCCTGAGCTGGGGAATATTGACCTGGCCATCGTTGGCGAACCTACGGGTATGCAGATGGCTGTGGCCGAAAAAGGCTTGATGGTGATTGACGGTGAAGCCCAGGGGAAGTCCGGGCATGCCGCCCGGAATGAGGGTATTAATGCCATCTACATCGCTCTGAAAGATATTCAAACACTCAAAGATTTTCGTTTCCCTCTTAAATCAGAAACATTGGGCGAGATCCATATTTCAGTAACGCAAATTCAGGCAGGCACGCAGCATAACGTAGTCCCTGATTCTTGTACCTTTGTAGTAGATGTGCGGACACATGAGCAATATACCAATCAGCAGGTACATGAAATTTTACAAAAGGAAGTACATTCCGTACTGACGCCTCGTTCTTTCCGGCTTAATGCTTCTGGCATTTCAATGGAGCACCCCGTGGTGATGAGAGGCAAACAGTTAGGACTAACTGCCTATGGCTCTCCCACATTATCCGATCAGGCATTGATGAGCGGGTTTCCGAGTCTCAAAATAGGACCGGGTTTATCAGAACGCTCTCATACCGCTGATGAATATATCCTGACGGATGAGGTCAGAGAGGGCATACGTATTTATTTGGCACTTTTAGAAGGACTAACAATTTAA
- the argH gene encoding argininosuccinate lyase: protein MKIWDKGFSIDKRIETFTIGKDRELDVWLAPFDILGSMAHSRMLHKIGLLDEVELQQLLQGLKDIYAEVEKGEFVIEEGIEDVHSQVELMLTRKLGDVGKKVHSGRSRNDQVLLDLRLYIRQEIETLVHLTERLFNTLIKLSEKHKEVLLPGYTHTQVAMPSSFGLWFGAYAESLVDDLTVLQAAYKVSNQNPLGSAAGYGSSFPLDRSMTTQLLGFECMSYNVVYAQMGRGKVEKTVSFALASIAATLGKLSADVCQYMSQNFGFVTLPDHLTTGSSIMPHKKNPDVFELIRAKSNKLQALPNEISLIITNLTSGYHRDLQLVKESFLPAFEDLKDCLSISEYMLNHVQVNTQIMDDEKYTYLFSVEAVNQEVLNGVPFRDAYKKVGAQIADGTYQPMKELKHTHEGSLGNLCNDKITNKMKEVQSAFKFDQVHIALDYLLKD from the coding sequence GTGAAAATCTGGGACAAAGGTTTCTCCATAGACAAACGTATAGAAACATTTACCATCGGCAAAGATCGTGAGCTGGATGTATGGCTGGCTCCTTTTGACATTCTGGGCTCCATGGCTCACAGCCGTATGCTGCACAAAATTGGCCTGCTGGATGAAGTAGAACTTCAGCAACTGCTACAAGGCCTGAAAGATATTTATGCAGAAGTAGAAAAGGGTGAGTTTGTGATTGAAGAGGGGATAGAAGATGTACATTCTCAGGTGGAACTCATGCTGACTCGCAAACTGGGTGACGTAGGCAAAAAAGTGCATAGTGGTCGCTCCCGCAATGATCAGGTGCTACTTGATTTGAGATTATATATTCGTCAGGAAATAGAGACTCTGGTTCATCTGACTGAACGGTTGTTCAATACCCTCATCAAGCTTTCAGAAAAGCATAAGGAAGTATTGCTACCTGGTTATACCCATACGCAGGTGGCCATGCCTTCTTCTTTTGGCTTATGGTTTGGAGCCTATGCAGAAAGTCTGGTAGATGACCTTACCGTATTACAGGCCGCCTACAAAGTCTCTAACCAGAATCCACTGGGCTCGGCTGCGGGCTATGGGAGTTCATTTCCGCTTGACCGCAGTATGACCACCCAGTTGCTGGGTTTTGAATGTATGAGCTATAATGTGGTTTATGCGCAGATGGGTAGGGGTAAGGTAGAAAAAACTGTCAGCTTTGCGCTTGCTTCTATTGCGGCTACACTCGGAAAATTGTCGGCTGACGTATGCCAGTACATGAGTCAGAATTTTGGTTTTGTCACTTTACCTGATCACCTCACCACCGGTTCATCTATCATGCCGCATAAGAAGAACCCCGATGTTTTTGAGCTGATCCGTGCGAAGTCTAACAAGCTGCAGGCATTGCCCAATGAGATTTCCCTTATCATTACCAACCTTACTTCCGGTTACCATCGTGACTTGCAGCTGGTGAAAGAAAGCTTCCTGCCTGCTTTTGAAGACCTCAAAGACTGCCTGAGCATCAGTGAATATATGCTCAATCATGTGCAGGTTAATACGCAGATTATGGATGATGAAAAATATACCTATCTGTTTTCAGTAGAGGCAGTCAATCAGGAAGTGCTGAATGGTGTACCCTTTCGTGATGCGTACAAAAAGGTAGGCGCACAGATTGCCGATGGTACCTATCAGCCGATGAAGGAACTGAAGCACACCCATGAGGGCAGCCTGGGCAATCTTTGCAATGATAAGATCACAAATAAGATGAAAGAGGTGCAATCCGCATTTAAGTTTGATCAAGTGCATATAGCCTTAGATTATCTGTTGAAGGATTGA
- a CDS encoding Crp/Fnr family transcriptional regulator has product MNPIQLIFDKISAAHLWEKKLCLKRNEFLHKQGSIDTKLYYVQRGSLRIFVIDALEEHTIRFGYRGNLIAALDSFITEQPSELYIQALKSTELLVIGKAAFMDMLNSSPDNLQLWHKMLEQMVYQQMERERDILTASPLERYQRVLKRSPQLFQEVAHKYIASYLRMSPETLSRLKKS; this is encoded by the coding sequence ATGAACCCTATACAGCTAATTTTTGATAAAATCTCCGCTGCCCATTTATGGGAAAAAAAACTATGCTTAAAGCGCAATGAATTTTTACACAAACAGGGGAGTATAGATACTAAACTGTATTATGTGCAGCGTGGCAGTCTGAGGATCTTTGTCATTGATGCCTTGGAGGAGCATACCATTCGTTTTGGTTACCGAGGAAACCTGATCGCTGCGCTGGATTCATTCATTACCGAACAACCTTCTGAACTCTACATACAGGCATTAAAAAGTACTGAACTGCTGGTGATTGGTAAGGCTGCCTTTATGGATATGCTAAACAGTTCTCCAGACAACCTTCAGCTTTGGCATAAGATGCTTGAGCAGATGGTGTATCAGCAGATGGAAAGAGAAAGGGACATTCTCACTGCCAGCCCGTTGGAAAGATATCAACGAGTTTTAAAAAGAAGTCCTCAGCTCTTTCAGGAAGTCGCCCATAAATACATCGCGTCATATTTGCGAATGTCACCCGAAACTTTGTCGCGCCTCAAAAAGTCTTGA